From the Prunus dulcis chromosome 4, ALMONDv2, whole genome shotgun sequence genome, one window contains:
- the LOC117624034 gene encoding uncharacterized protein LOC117624034 has protein sequence MSTAKASNKKSRTEPQRAKSDHLDLDLDLDLSNDLKGIMSALHQIREKAHNDGLKKNEETISSVAAEVRSVIDDLKSKVEKDRQSFAKSLSKSSKECENCLKTETAKFQALYEKFCKDQANHLQALKGIISNYEEEKERLCTRYEQLRKKERSLISEHEKSCTDKIAKLEESLKKKKQDDRTFSVLRKTLGSFLESDEDIPADD, from the exons ATGTCGACCGCCAAAGCGAGTAACAAGAAGAGCAGGACCGAGCCTCAGCGCGCCAAATCGGATCACCTCGATCTCGATCTCGATCTCGACCTCTCCAA TGATCTCAAAGGAATTATGTCGGCACTGCATCAGATCCGAGAGAAAGCTCACAATGACGGGCTTAAGAAGAACGAGGAGACCATATCAAG TGTGGCTGCTGAGGTCAGGTCTGTGATTGATGATCTGAAGTCCAAAGTTGAGAAGGATAG ACAAAGTTTCGCTAAATCTCTTTCGAAGAGCTCAAAAGAG TGTGAGAATTGCTTGAAGACTGAAACTGCCAAGTTCCAAGCACTCTATGAGAAGTTTTGCAAGGACCAAGCCAACCATCTACAGGCCTTGAAAG GCATCATTTCCAActatgaagaagagaaggaaaggCTCTGCACACGATATGAACAACTGA gaaagaaagaaaggagtCTGATATCTGAGCATGAGAAATCTTGTACTGATAAAATTGCTAAACTGGAAGAGtcattgaaaaagaagaagcag GATGACAGAACTTTCAGCGTTCTGAGAAAGACTCTTGGCTCATTTCTGGAGAGTGACGAGGACATCCCGGCTGATGATTGA
- the LOC117624037 gene encoding protein LOL2-like, translating into MESTVEVDKGPVPEHQSIAAAQPPPSPSEIAQMVCGSCRRLLKYSRGARHVQCSCCQTVNFVLEADQVGQVKCGSCAVLLMYQYGASSVRCSSCQFVTEIGEHNKRPPWSVQQGQPPPPANPVH; encoded by the exons ATGGAGAGCACAGTGGAAGTAGACAAAGGGCCAGTCCCCGAGCACCAATCCATCGCTGCTGCCCAACCACCACCCTCCCCTTCCG AAATAGCTCAAATGGTTTGTGGTTCTTGCCGTCGCCTGCTTAAATATTCACGGGGAGCCAGACATGTTCAATGCTCATGCTGTCAGACAGTCAACTTTGTGCTAGAAg CTGATCAGGTTGGACAAGTTAAATGTGGTAGTTGTGCAGTGTTGCTGATGTATCAATATGGAGCTTCATCCGTCAGGTGTTCCTCTTGCCAGTTTGTGACAGAAATTGGA GAACACAACAAGCGTCCTCCATGGTCTGTTCAACAGGGGCAACCACCTCCCCCTGCCAATCCTGTTCATTAA
- the LOC117626688 gene encoding CASP-like protein 1C3 gives MTKIRKIFTFLLRLLALASTLSATIVMVTSHDSTNVLNFTFKAKYSNSPAFMYFVIVEAIVSGYNLMILFLALKGSLWRMVIILDVVVALLLTSSMSAALAIAQVGKKGNTHAGWLPICGQVHKFCNHVTGALVAGIIAAALYFLLILYTLYTVLNPLFVVKP, from the exons ATGACTAAGATTAGGAAGATCTTCACCTTTCTGCTAAGGCTGCTAGCTTTGGCTTCAACTCTGTCTGCCACCATAGTTATGGTCACAAGCCATGACTCTACCAATGTCTTGAACTTTACATTCAAAGCCAAATACAGCAATTCGCCTGCTTTCAT GTACTTTGTGATTGTGGAAGCAATTGTAAGTGGATACAACCTTAtgattctgtttcttgctttgaAGGGTTCGCTTTGGCGCATGGTCATCATTCTAGATGTG GTTGTGGCTTTGTTACTTACTTCAAGCATGTCAGCAGCCTTGGCAATAGCTCAAGTGGGCAAGAAAGGGAACACTCATGCTGGCTGGCTGCCCATCTGTGGACAAGTCCACAAGTTCTGCAATCATGTAACAGGAGCTCTTGTTGCTGGCATCATTGCAGCAGCATTATATTTTCTGCTAATTCTCTACACTCTTTACACTGTTCTCAATCCTCTGTTTGTTGTAAAACcttaa
- the LOC117624347 gene encoding DNA-directed RNA polymerase II subunit RPB2 isoform X1: MDEEPEYDDQQYNDDDEDEITQEDAWAVISAYFEEKGLVRQQLDSFDEFIQNTMQEIVDESADIEIRPESQHNPGHQPDFAETTYRIKFGQIYLSKPMMTESDGETATLFPKAARLRNLTYSAPLYVDVSKSIVKKGHDGEEVTETQDFTKVFIGKVPIMLRSSYCTLYQNSEKDLTELGECPYDQGGYFIINGSEKVLIAQEKMSTNHVYVFKKRQPNKYAYVAEVRSMAESQNRPPSTMFVRMLARTSSKGGSSGQYIRATLPYIRAEIPIIIVFRALGFVADKDILEHICYDFSDTQMMELLRPSLEEAFVIQNQQVALDYIGKRGATVGVSREKRIKYAKEILQKEMLPHVGVGEFCETKKAYYFGYIIHRLLLCALGRRAEDDRDHYGNKRLDLAGPLLGGLFRMLFRKLTRDVRGYVQKCVDNGKELNLQFAIKAKTITSGLKYSLATGNWGQANAAGTRAGVSQVLNRLTYASTLSHLRRLNSPIGREGKLAKPRQLHNSQWGMMCPAETPEGQACGLVKNLALMVYITVGSAAYPILEFLEEWGTENFEEISPAVIPQATKIFVNGCWVGIHRDPEMLVKTLRKLRRRVDVNTEVGVVRDIRLKELRIYTDYGRCSRPLFIVDKQRLLIKKKDIHALQQRENPEDGGWHDLVAKGFIEYIDTEEEETTMISMTINDLVQARLNPEEAYSDTYTHCEIHPSLILGVCASIIPFPDHNQSPRNTYQSAMGKQAMGIYVTNYQFRMDTLAYVLYYPQKPLVTTRAMEHLHFRQLPAGINAIVAISCYSGYNQEDSVIMNQSSIDRGFFRSIFFRSYRDEEKKMGTLVKEDFGRPDRANTMGMRHGSYDKLDDDGLAPPGTRVSGEDVIIGKTTPMAQDEAQGQAASRYTRRDHSISLRHSETGIVDQVLLTTNADGLRFVKVRVRSVRIPQIGDKFSSRHGQKGTVGMTYTQEDMPWTVEGVTPDIIVNPHAIPSRMTIGQLIECIMGKVAAHMGKEGDATPFTDVTVSCTLLKHASVDNISRALHSCGYQMRGFETMYNGHTGRRLSAMIFLGPTYYQRLKHMVDDKIHSRGRGPVQILTRQPAEGRSRDGGLRFGEMERDCMIAHGAAHFLKERLFDQSDAYRVHVCERCGLIAIANLKKNSFECRGCKNKTDIVQVYIPYACKLLFQELMSMAIAPRMLTKDIKPAKDQKKKGA, encoded by the exons ATGGACGAGGAGCCCGAGTACGACGACCAGCAGTACAACGACGACGACGAAGATGAAATCACGCAGGAGGACGCCTGGGCCGTCATCTCAGCCTACTTCGAAGAGAAGGGTTTGGTGCGCCAACAGCTCGACTCATTCGACGAGTTCATTCAGAACACAATGCAGGAAATCGTCGATGAGTCGGCCGATATCGAGATTCGCCCCGAGTCGCAGCACAACCCGGGCCACCAGCCTGATTTCGCCGAG ACTACATATAGGATTAAGTTCGGTCAGATTTATTTGAGTAAGCCCATGATGACCGAGTCGGATGGAGAAACTGCAACCTTATTTCCCAAAGCTGCAAGGTTGAGAAATCTAACGTACTCAGCACCCTTGTATGTGGATGTCTCAAAGAGCATTGTAAAGAAAGGACATGATGGTGAAGAAGTCACCGAAACTCAGGATTTCACCAAAGTATTCATTGGAAAG GTTCCTATAATGCTTCGGTCTAGTTATTGCACGTTGTACCAGAATTCTGAAAAAGATTTAACAGAGCTGGGAGAGTGTCCATATGATCAAGGTggatattttattataaatggGAGTGAAAAGGTTCTGATTGCCCAAGAGAAGATGAGCACCAATCATGTCTACGTGTTCAAAAAGAGGCAGCCTAACAAGTATGCCTACGTGGCGGAAGTTCGGTCTATGGCGGAGTCCCAAAACAGACCGCCCAGTACAATGTTTGTGCGGATGCTTGCTCGGACTAGTTCTAAAGGG GGTTCTTCTGGACAATACATTCGTGCTACTCTTCCATACATTCGAGCTGAAATTCCTATTATTATTGTATTCCGAGCTCTCGGGTTTGTTGCTGATAAAGACATATTAGAGCATATATGTTATGACTTCTCTGATACTCAGATGATGGAGTTGCTTAGACCTTCTCTGGAAGAAGCATTTGTGATTCAAAATCAACAG GTTGCACTCGACTATATTGGAAAAAGAGGTGCAACTGTTGGTGTTAGTAGAGAAAAGAGGATCAA GTATGCAAAAGAGATCCTTCAAAAGGAAATGCTTCCACATGTTGGTGTTGGAGAATTTTGTGAGACAAAGAAAGCTTACTATTTTGG ATATATCATTCACAGGCTTCTACTGTGTGCACTTGGTCGGAGGGCAGAAGATGATAGGGATCATTATGGCAACAAGAGGCTGGATCTTGCTGGTCCCTTACTGGGAGGCTTGTTTCGAATG TTATTCAGGAAGTTGACTAGGGATGTGAGAGGTTATGTGCAAAAG TGTGTCGATAATGGAAAGGAACTTAACCTGCAATTTGCCATCAAAGCTAAAACAATCACTAGTGGCCTCAAATATTCACTTGCTACTGGGAACTGGGGGCAAGCAAATGCAGCTGGTACAAGGGCTGGAGTGTCACAG gTGTTAAATCGTTTGACATATGCGTCCACCTTGTCACACTTGAGAAGGCTAAATTCTCCCATAGGGCGTGAAG GGAAATTGGCCAAACCACGGCAGTTGCATAACTCGCAGTGGGGGATGATGTGTCCAGCTGAAACACCTGAAGGACAA GCATGTGGACTTGTAAAGAATCTTGCGTTGATGGTATACATCACAGTAGGATCAGCTGCATATCCAATATTGGAATTTTTGGAAGAATGGGGTACAGAGAATTTTGAG GAAATTTCCCCTGCAGTTATTCCCCAAGCCAcgaaaatttttgttaatggCTGTTGGGTTGGCATACATCGTGATCCTGAAATGTTGGTGAAAACATTAAGAAAGCTAAGGCGACGG GTTGATGTCAATACTGAAGTTGGGGTTGTCAGAGATATCCGTCTTAAAGAATTGCGGATATATACTGATTATGGCCGTTGCAGTCGTCCATTATTCATCGTGGACAAACAAAGGCTTCTcataaagaagaaagataTTCATGCATTACAGCAGAGG GAAAACCCTGAAGATGGTGGCTGGCATGACCTTGTAGCAAAGGGATTTATAGAATATATTGATACGGAAGAAGAGGAGACTACAATGATTTCCATGACAATTAAT GATCTTGTACAAGCAAGGCTCAATCCTGAAGAGGCATATTCTGACACTTACACTCATTGTGAAATTCATCCATCGCTTATTTTGGGTGTTTGTGCTTCAATTATACCATTTCCCGATCATAATCAG TCTCCACGTAATACGTATCAATCTGCTATGGGCAAGCAAGCTATGGGAATTTATGTCACCAATTATCAGTTCCGAATG GATACACTGGCGTATGTTCTGTACTACCCTCAGAAGCCCCTTGTCACTACACGAGCCATGGAGCATCTTCATTTCAGGCAGCTTCCAGCTGGCATC AATGCTATTGTTGCCATTTCTTGCTATTCTGGTTATAACCAGGAAGATTCTGTCATTATGAATCAATCCTCTATAGACCGTGGATTCTTCCGGTCAATATTCTTCCGCTCTTATAG GGACGAGGAGAAAAAGATGGGGACCCTTGTCAAAGAGGATTTCGGGCGTCCAGACAGAGCAAACACGatg GGCATGCGGCATGGTTCTTACGACAAGTTGGATGATGATGGTCTCGCACCTCCT GGAACTAGGGTTTCAGGTGAAGATGTTATCATAGGAAAGACCACTCCCATGGCTCAGGATGAGGCGCAAGGGCAAGCTGCTTCACGATACACACGGCGTGACCATAGCATAAGCTTACGCCACAGTGAAACAGGGATTGTGGATCAG GTTCTACTGACGACTAATGCTGATGGGTTGAGGTTTGTGAAAGTAAGGGTGAGATCTGTCCGGATACCACAGATTGGTGATAAATTTAGCAGTAGACATGGACAGAAGGGAACAGTGGGTATGACTTATACACAAGAAGACATGCCATGGACTGTGGAAGGGGTCACCCCCGATATTATCGTGAACCCACATGCTATTCCTTCTCGAATGACCATTGGTCAGCTTATTGAGTGTATCATGGGGAAGGTTGCAGCTCACATGGGGAAGGAAGGAGATGCAACTCCCTTTACGGATGTGACTGTGAGTTGCACTCTCTTGAAACATGCCTCT gtGGACAATATTAGCAGAGCTCTTCACAGCTGTGGGTATCAAATGCGTGGGTTTGAGACCATGTATAATGGCCACACAGGCAGGCGGCTTAGTGCTATGATATTCCTTGGCCCCACATATTACCAGAGGCTGAAGCATATGGTTGATGACAAGATCCATTCCCGTGGGCGGGGTCCAGTACAGATCCTCACAAGGCAGCCTGCTGAGGGACGATCTCGTGATGGTGGTCTGCGATTTGGAGAAATGGAGCGAGATTGCATGATTGCCCATGGCGCTGCTCATTTTCTGAAAGAGAGATTGTTCGACCAGAGTGATGCATATAGGGTTCATGTCTGTGAGCGTTGTGGGTTAATAGCTATTGCAAATCTCAAGAAGAATTCATTTGAGTGCAGAGGTTGCAAGAATAAAACTGACATTGTTCAG GTATACATTCCCTATGCTTGCAAGCTGCTCTTCCAAGAGCTTATGTCCATGGCTATAGCACCAAGAATGCTCACAAAGGACATCAAGCCCGCCAAagaccaaaagaagaaaggagcctga
- the LOC117624347 gene encoding DNA-directed RNA polymerase II subunit RPB2 isoform X2, producing MDEEPEYDDQQYNDDDEDEITQEDAWAVISAYFEEKGLVRQQLDSFDEFIQNTMQEIVDESADIEIRPESQHNPGHQPDFAETTYRIKFGQIYLSKPMMTESDGETATLFPKAARLRNLTYSAPLYVDVSKSIVKKGHDGEEVTETQDFTKVFIGKVPIMLRSSYCTLYQNSEKDLTELGECPYDQGGYFIINGSEKVLIAQEKMSTNHVYVFKKRQPNKYAYVAEVRSMAESQNRPPSTMFVRMLARTSSKGGSSGQYIRATLPYIRAEIPIIIVFRALGFVADKDILEHICYDFSDTQMMELLRPSLEEAFVIQNQQVALDYIGKRGATVGVSREKRIKYAKEILQKEMLPHVGVGEFCETKKAYYFGYIIHRLLLCALGRRAEDDRDHYGNKRLDLAGPLLGGLFRMLFRKLTRDVRGYVQKCVDNGKELNLQFAIKAKTITSGLKYSLATGNWGQANAAGTRAGVSQVLNRLTYASTLSHLRRLNSPIGREGKLAKPRQLHNSQWGMMCPAETPEGQACGLVKNLALMVYITVGSAAYPILEFLEEWGTENFEEISPAVIPQATKIFVNGCWVGIHRDPEMLVKTLRKLRRRVDVNTEVGVVRDIRLKELRIYTDYGRCSRPLFIVDKQRLLIKKKDIHALQQRENPEDGGWHDLVAKGFIEYIDTEEEETTMISMTINDLVQARLNPEEAYSDTYTHCEIHPSLILGVCASIIPFPDHNQSPRNTYQSAMGKQAMGIYVTNYQFRMDTLAYVLYYPQKPLVTTRAMEHLHFRQLPAGINAIVAISCYSGYNQEDSVIMNQSSIDRGFFRSIFFRSYRDEEKKMGTLVKEDFGRPDRANTMGMRHGSYDKLDDDGLAPPGTRVSGEDVIIGKTTPMAQDEAQGQAASRYTRRDHSISLRHSETGIVDQVLLTTNADGLRFVKVRVRSVRIPQIGDKFSSRHGQKGTVGMTYTQEDMPWTVEGVTPDIIVNPHAIPSRMTIGQLIECIMGKVAAHMGKEGDATPFTDVTVDNISRALHSCGYQMRGFETMYNGHTGRRLSAMIFLGPTYYQRLKHMVDDKIHSRGRGPVQILTRQPAEGRSRDGGLRFGEMERDCMIAHGAAHFLKERLFDQSDAYRVHVCERCGLIAIANLKKNSFECRGCKNKTDIVQVYIPYACKLLFQELMSMAIAPRMLTKDIKPAKDQKKKGA from the exons ATGGACGAGGAGCCCGAGTACGACGACCAGCAGTACAACGACGACGACGAAGATGAAATCACGCAGGAGGACGCCTGGGCCGTCATCTCAGCCTACTTCGAAGAGAAGGGTTTGGTGCGCCAACAGCTCGACTCATTCGACGAGTTCATTCAGAACACAATGCAGGAAATCGTCGATGAGTCGGCCGATATCGAGATTCGCCCCGAGTCGCAGCACAACCCGGGCCACCAGCCTGATTTCGCCGAG ACTACATATAGGATTAAGTTCGGTCAGATTTATTTGAGTAAGCCCATGATGACCGAGTCGGATGGAGAAACTGCAACCTTATTTCCCAAAGCTGCAAGGTTGAGAAATCTAACGTACTCAGCACCCTTGTATGTGGATGTCTCAAAGAGCATTGTAAAGAAAGGACATGATGGTGAAGAAGTCACCGAAACTCAGGATTTCACCAAAGTATTCATTGGAAAG GTTCCTATAATGCTTCGGTCTAGTTATTGCACGTTGTACCAGAATTCTGAAAAAGATTTAACAGAGCTGGGAGAGTGTCCATATGATCAAGGTggatattttattataaatggGAGTGAAAAGGTTCTGATTGCCCAAGAGAAGATGAGCACCAATCATGTCTACGTGTTCAAAAAGAGGCAGCCTAACAAGTATGCCTACGTGGCGGAAGTTCGGTCTATGGCGGAGTCCCAAAACAGACCGCCCAGTACAATGTTTGTGCGGATGCTTGCTCGGACTAGTTCTAAAGGG GGTTCTTCTGGACAATACATTCGTGCTACTCTTCCATACATTCGAGCTGAAATTCCTATTATTATTGTATTCCGAGCTCTCGGGTTTGTTGCTGATAAAGACATATTAGAGCATATATGTTATGACTTCTCTGATACTCAGATGATGGAGTTGCTTAGACCTTCTCTGGAAGAAGCATTTGTGATTCAAAATCAACAG GTTGCACTCGACTATATTGGAAAAAGAGGTGCAACTGTTGGTGTTAGTAGAGAAAAGAGGATCAA GTATGCAAAAGAGATCCTTCAAAAGGAAATGCTTCCACATGTTGGTGTTGGAGAATTTTGTGAGACAAAGAAAGCTTACTATTTTGG ATATATCATTCACAGGCTTCTACTGTGTGCACTTGGTCGGAGGGCAGAAGATGATAGGGATCATTATGGCAACAAGAGGCTGGATCTTGCTGGTCCCTTACTGGGAGGCTTGTTTCGAATG TTATTCAGGAAGTTGACTAGGGATGTGAGAGGTTATGTGCAAAAG TGTGTCGATAATGGAAAGGAACTTAACCTGCAATTTGCCATCAAAGCTAAAACAATCACTAGTGGCCTCAAATATTCACTTGCTACTGGGAACTGGGGGCAAGCAAATGCAGCTGGTACAAGGGCTGGAGTGTCACAG gTGTTAAATCGTTTGACATATGCGTCCACCTTGTCACACTTGAGAAGGCTAAATTCTCCCATAGGGCGTGAAG GGAAATTGGCCAAACCACGGCAGTTGCATAACTCGCAGTGGGGGATGATGTGTCCAGCTGAAACACCTGAAGGACAA GCATGTGGACTTGTAAAGAATCTTGCGTTGATGGTATACATCACAGTAGGATCAGCTGCATATCCAATATTGGAATTTTTGGAAGAATGGGGTACAGAGAATTTTGAG GAAATTTCCCCTGCAGTTATTCCCCAAGCCAcgaaaatttttgttaatggCTGTTGGGTTGGCATACATCGTGATCCTGAAATGTTGGTGAAAACATTAAGAAAGCTAAGGCGACGG GTTGATGTCAATACTGAAGTTGGGGTTGTCAGAGATATCCGTCTTAAAGAATTGCGGATATATACTGATTATGGCCGTTGCAGTCGTCCATTATTCATCGTGGACAAACAAAGGCTTCTcataaagaagaaagataTTCATGCATTACAGCAGAGG GAAAACCCTGAAGATGGTGGCTGGCATGACCTTGTAGCAAAGGGATTTATAGAATATATTGATACGGAAGAAGAGGAGACTACAATGATTTCCATGACAATTAAT GATCTTGTACAAGCAAGGCTCAATCCTGAAGAGGCATATTCTGACACTTACACTCATTGTGAAATTCATCCATCGCTTATTTTGGGTGTTTGTGCTTCAATTATACCATTTCCCGATCATAATCAG TCTCCACGTAATACGTATCAATCTGCTATGGGCAAGCAAGCTATGGGAATTTATGTCACCAATTATCAGTTCCGAATG GATACACTGGCGTATGTTCTGTACTACCCTCAGAAGCCCCTTGTCACTACACGAGCCATGGAGCATCTTCATTTCAGGCAGCTTCCAGCTGGCATC AATGCTATTGTTGCCATTTCTTGCTATTCTGGTTATAACCAGGAAGATTCTGTCATTATGAATCAATCCTCTATAGACCGTGGATTCTTCCGGTCAATATTCTTCCGCTCTTATAG GGACGAGGAGAAAAAGATGGGGACCCTTGTCAAAGAGGATTTCGGGCGTCCAGACAGAGCAAACACGatg GGCATGCGGCATGGTTCTTACGACAAGTTGGATGATGATGGTCTCGCACCTCCT GGAACTAGGGTTTCAGGTGAAGATGTTATCATAGGAAAGACCACTCCCATGGCTCAGGATGAGGCGCAAGGGCAAGCTGCTTCACGATACACACGGCGTGACCATAGCATAAGCTTACGCCACAGTGAAACAGGGATTGTGGATCAG GTTCTACTGACGACTAATGCTGATGGGTTGAGGTTTGTGAAAGTAAGGGTGAGATCTGTCCGGATACCACAGATTGGTGATAAATTTAGCAGTAGACATGGACAGAAGGGAACAGTGGGTATGACTTATACACAAGAAGACATGCCATGGACTGTGGAAGGGGTCACCCCCGATATTATCGTGAACCCACATGCTATTCCTTCTCGAATGACCATTGGTCAGCTTATTGAGTGTATCATGGGGAAGGTTGCAGCTCACATGGGGAAGGAAGGAGATGCAACTCCCTTTACGGATGTGACT gtGGACAATATTAGCAGAGCTCTTCACAGCTGTGGGTATCAAATGCGTGGGTTTGAGACCATGTATAATGGCCACACAGGCAGGCGGCTTAGTGCTATGATATTCCTTGGCCCCACATATTACCAGAGGCTGAAGCATATGGTTGATGACAAGATCCATTCCCGTGGGCGGGGTCCAGTACAGATCCTCACAAGGCAGCCTGCTGAGGGACGATCTCGTGATGGTGGTCTGCGATTTGGAGAAATGGAGCGAGATTGCATGATTGCCCATGGCGCTGCTCATTTTCTGAAAGAGAGATTGTTCGACCAGAGTGATGCATATAGGGTTCATGTCTGTGAGCGTTGTGGGTTAATAGCTATTGCAAATCTCAAGAAGAATTCATTTGAGTGCAGAGGTTGCAAGAATAAAACTGACATTGTTCAG GTATACATTCCCTATGCTTGCAAGCTGCTCTTCCAAGAGCTTATGTCCATGGCTATAGCACCAAGAATGCTCACAAAGGACATCAAGCCCGCCAAagaccaaaagaagaaaggagcctga
- the LOC117624031 gene encoding uncharacterized protein LOC117624031 → MDIVSSLECLKFDSQSEFLYKDSGRKDLVSPAMVPINCETSVIRFKADESEPEEYEDEEFLSDESEAKELIGSNSLESEADESESDELEPRKLIGHECEYCLQVGDHFTQLCPYKFNVPKNAIVSTRCVVLCNRCGCHFRNSCCASCGRRDGCAVIMDCLNCGKKGEHMTYMCPNRKRNSFRSHTVVDDGVVSPLLQIHRPKTIRSKADESEADESETDESETDESEADESETEKLIGHECEYCLKVGDHFTQICPYKYLVPKNAIVSSRCVVLCKFCGCHFRDSCCGSCGLSYGYAVIVYCLRCRNRGEHMTYMCPILEGKPSNFSCDPYTGSCSFN, encoded by the exons ATGGACATCGTCTCATCTTTGGAGTGCCTGAAATTCGATTCCCAATCGGAGTTCCTCTATAAGGACAGCGGCAGAAAGGACCTTGTCTCTCCAGCTATGGTCCCCATCAACTGCGAAACGTCAGTAATCA GATTCAAGGCTGATGAATCAGAGCCTGAAGAATATGAGGATGAAGAATTTCTGTCTGATGAATCAGAGGCTAAAGAACTTATTG GGAGCAATTCTCTTGAATCAGAAGCTGATGAATCGGAGAGTGATGAATTGGAGCCTAGAAAACTTATTG GTCATGAATGTGAGTATTGTTTACAAGTGGGTGATCACTTTACCCAACTATGCCCTTACAAGTTTAATGTCCCAAAGAACGCAATTGTTAGCACTAGGTGTGTGGTTCTTTGTAATCGTTGTGGTTGCCACTTTAGAAACTCATGTTGTGCCAGTTGTGGCCGAAGAGATGGATGTGCAGTTATCATGGATTGTTTAAATTGTGGGAAGAAAGGTGAACACATGACTTATATGTGTCCGAACCGCAAGCGGAATTCTTTTCGCTCACACACAGTCGTGGACGACGGCGTTGTGTCTCCACTTTTGCAAATCCACCGGCCAAAGACAATCA GGAGCAAGGCTGATGAATCGGAGGCTGATGAATCGGAGACTGATGAATCAGAGACGGATGAATCAGAGGCTGATGAATCGGAGACTGAAAAACTTATTG GTCATGAATGTGAGTATTGTTTAAAGGTGGGTGATCACTTTACGCAAATATGCCCTTACAAGTATCTAGTCCCAAAGAACGCAATTGTTAGCAGTAGGTGTGTTGTGCTTTGTAAATTTTGTGGTTGCCACTTTAGAGACTCATGTTGTGGTAGTTGTGGCCTAAGCTATGGATATGCAGTTATCGTGTATTGTTTACGTTGTAGGAACAGAGGTGAACACATGACTTATATGTGTCCGATCCTCGAGGGGAAaccttctaatttttcttgTGACCCTTATACTGGTTCTTGTTCTTTCAATTGA